The nucleotide sequence TTGTACGCCATTTGAAATGTTTCGTCTATTGCAATAGGAGAGTGGTACGCTAGCCTCTCTTCCTTGTTGGTTAACGATGCGGGGCCCATTTCTGGATCTACCTTGCCAAACAAAGTCTCCTTGATAGGATCATTATTTATTCTCAACGACGCTGCTCGTTCGCTGAAATCTGTCCAAGCTCCACTAGCTTTGGTGCTTTGAGCTCTCCTAAAAAGAAGTAAAGCTTTCTTCAAGCCGCTCCTAGTACTCATCATAGGCTAAATGGTCAATGTCCTCAagattttaatttttgaatttttcaaattttttttttccttttcagTCTTGATAGCGCAGACAACAAAACTATAGAAGTACAGATGAAAGAGGTATAAGAAGTCGTCCACTGACTTTCCTACAAATGCAAACTATTCACTGTCAAGGTTGTTATTAAATCAAACCAtacaaaaaacaaaatctaCTTCGTACTAAATGGGTCTGATAAAGAGTGATCATGGTGACCCAAATCCTTCCCTTGAGTCAACTCAATGATTTTCCTTTGTAAAATCATCACATAATCCTTTAACTGGACATTTTCGTTATTCAAGTTTTCATTCTTTGCTTTCAACTCATCCATTTCTTGCACCTTTTTTTCTAAATCCTGAACGTATTTCTCCCTCCTTTGTCTAAATGCCCTTTGCGCATTTCTATTTTGCTCTGCTCGCTTTGTAAACGATGAtatttgttttggattGTACTTCAGATTCGAAGAGGTCCTCGACAACTCTGGATCCGTTGTGGTAGTCTCAATACCAGAAGAAGCATCCATAATAGGTGACTTATCATTCACCGAGATTGATTCCAGTGACCGAAAAGTCAAATTGTTGTGGTGTTGTTGcagttggtgatgttgatgGATATCTTCGTTCTTCGTCTGCCAGTTAGCGTAATTCATACTGATTTGTGAGTGACTgtttttggttgcaaagTGGGTGGTAGTCGAGTGCTGACAAATTGATTACTTAATTTATTATGTTGTTCTCATGGTTGACGTTGTTTGGCATTtctcaaaacaaaaacaaaaggtTTTGAAGTCGTGTAAAATGGCAAATTTAGAGCAGTTGTAGCCTTAGTTGCAACATTAAAACCTAAGCTATTGTAAAACAAAAGCGAATGCTGCACACATGGGGTAATCTATTCGTAAGCGAGAGGTAACATGGGGGTGTAACAAAGGAatagaaagaaagagagaaagaTTTTTGCTCACGGCTACTTCTATTTACTCCCTTGCAAGCACACAAATCCATTTCCGTAATGGAGCTCGTCCAGGTACACTCTACTCAGCTTAATCCATAGCACATGCTGCTAATACCCTAAACTCTTTATATGTGGTCCAATTAGGAGTTCGTTAAAAGAAGGTGCTGTACTTCTGAGATCATACGATTTGTTAAAAAAATGTATGTGAAGAGAGATTTGGTTCATAATATTTCCTGCATATAGTAACATCCATAATATTTTGTCCAATTATTGTTATGATAAATGTTTTTACTATACAATACAAGTAGTAAAGCTTAATTACTGAGCTaccaattcttcttcaaatgtgctgaaaaaaatagaataaAAAGGAAAACTGGAAATAAAGAATAGAATTTACAAATCTAATAGGTTTATCACGTCCATTTGATAACAACGTGAATTGAATACCAGGGCTAACCCAAATAAGATCACAACTTAAAAGAACACTTATTCAAGACTTACAGCAGTTGGAAACCGTTGTCATCGCACCAAATACAAACAGTCCTATAAACAACATCCAATCtccatttcaaattctATTTATTTCAGCATGATATCTTCAACCATTCGCTCAGCATTAAGATCAAGATTGGCAGTTCAAACtccaaaaatttcaaatgttaTGAGATTGACTCCTATTGTTAGACCAACTTTCCAACAAAGTGTTAGATCATATTCCTCCGACCATCAAGATGAAACTTTTGAAGAATTCACAGCTAGGTATGTAATACAAAGACTCATTGATTAATTGTGACGAATTACTAACATAAGCTTTAGATACGAAAAGgaatttgaagatgctTACGATTTATTTGAAGTGCAAAGAATCTTGAACAATGTATTCTCATACGATTTGGTTCCTGCTCCAGTTgtcattgaaaaagcttTGCAAGCTTGTAGACGAGTAAACGATTACCCAACAGCCGTTAGAACTTTTGAAGCTTTGAAACACAAAGTGGAAACTCCAGAACAATACGCTGCTTATTTGGAAGAGTTGAAAGACGTCAGAAAGGAATTGGGTATCGATTTGAAAGAGGACTTGTATGGAAACGAAGCTTAAGGCTGCTCTGTACTTGTCAGTCAATACATGCCAAAAATTTGTAACGTTCAGTTTTATATTATTATAATGCAAGCATATAATTAAGAAATTAGGATGGTAGTCATGCGAAGAAGCTACATTCTCTAATACTCTGTATTAAGTACAGGAACTTCAATTTAATCTCAGTATTTTTTCTACTTGGTGACCGTATATTATCTGGCTGCTTCTGAATGCTTCCAAATTGATGCGTGATATGATCGCTACCATACACtaataaatttcaatttcgaaTGCCCTCCCAAACATCTTGAATCTGTGTCGACaaagcaaaacaaaacgCAATCCACTATACTTAAATCTAATCACCATGGGAGTTTACATACCGCCCCCAAATGACAATAACAACGAACGAGACGATTCAACAAGTAAAGCACAGAAGAAAAATGGAACTAGCAACCCTGTCAATCCACTCACGTCTTCTTCAGCCTCCGATTCCACAACCATAGTGATACCCAATCCCAAATCTCTCATACCGCACAACCCGAGTGTTGGATTAATATGGGGCCCTTTCACCCCATCATCTGACAACCGGCCGGCATTATGCACCATGATCGGTTTGCAATTCTTATTAGGTGTTGGATGTTTCAGATTTGCTCGAAATCAACTCAGGCATCGACTTGTTCCAGTCCCGAATGGTCCACCACAATCAATCAGAAGTGGATCCATATTCAAGCTGGTGATATTTGCTGCAGTTGGAGCCACTGTGGTTTTTGGAAGTGGGTTGGAAATTAGTCGATTGATCTTGCCTTATGACCCTTGGTACGAAGAGGCACGACACTATCGAAAAGTAGCAATCAAGAACGGAGATAAGCCTAGTTTATGGTTTGGGGCTTACAAGTACTACCAGCCTATGTCTTTGAGAAAATGGACTGAACTATTGCATAGCtggtttgaaaatgtcaGTCAAGAATTAGAAGAGCCAGAaggttttcaaaatctatCAATTGAACTTGGAGAGAAGAACAATGTGTTGAGTGCCGGGAAAGCTAATACCAAGTTTGGACTTCtagagaaattgaataccAGAGGTAAATACAATGAGATCCATGCGAAATTGAAGGACAATAATGACAAACGATTTGAGCATATGTTGAGTAATGAATTAAAAGATGTTAACGAATTGAACAAGGCTGAACGGCTAGATTTGATATTAGAGGGCAAAAGTGACTTGGTCAACGATAATTTTTCCAAGCCAAGTATAACTTTGGGGTCGCATactattgaagatgatgacgatTTTGAGATGGTTTGGCTTAATTTTGAACCTTGGGATGAGCTAAAACTAGAAACCGATTACGATATAAGGCTAATTCCCAGGTATGCATTGCCAGAGGAAAAAGGtgaggaagatgaagcAGAGACTCAGTCTACAACCGAAGAAGTTGTGTAGCATTTGGTTTTTATTTATTCTATGTACATTTTCCCACTAGCTCtctttaatcaaatcatctgCCCATCTCAATGCATCTTTATCGGCTTTATCCAAAGCTGGTTTATTATACTTCTCCAAATGTGTCCTCCATTGTATCTCTGCCGGATCTTGGTCAGGTTCCACCCATTCGAAACCATCTCCTCCAGTCATCCAATATGCTTGAAATTTGAGTTTCTCCAAGTCGTCCTTTAGCTGCATCAACCGTATCTTGTGACCCTCACGATCATAGCCTGGATTTAATGTGTCCATGTTGCTTCGGATTTCCGGTGCAGGTCGGCAAATTtcgtcaacaacaacaggaTTGGACTCTCCATTGTTCAAATCTCTGTCAGCTTCTACAATCTTTGAGTTGAATAACATCTCATCTGCATGCTTAAACCAATGTGAATAAAATGTTCCTCTTTGCCACGTCAAGTAATCACCTCCTGAACTAATGAGCTGACGaccaaatttgacaatagTGACAAAGAAACTagagttgatgatgtatGTTAACAATATCGAGTTAATAGCTCCTAAATGGTTCCACGAGGTGGGCAAAATGCCGGCGTCAATCAAAGACGTTACACCAAATTTGGTAAAGAGCGTGATTGCTGCAGCAGTTGAGACAAGCTTAATAAATCCGCTTTTAAGAATGTTACCTTGATGGGCAATGTAATTCGGGTGGCCCACAGTAACATCGGATATTTTAATAGCTCTCTGAAAGTCGGCGTTATACAAGGCATTTCGAAGTGGGATAAGTGCAACCTGTTTTTCTATAATGGTTTTTGGATCTGGGTTTAGCTTGTAGTATTCATTGATGAGTTCAAGGTTCAAAGCCGTGGGTAAGTTTAAAAGCAAAAGTTGCTTCAATAACTGAGGTGAAAAACTCATTGACTTGTTAGCAAAAACTTCATCTATTATACTCTTCGAGTGTTGGGTTAGAATGGAGTTTGCTTCAAGTTGGTCTTGTATTGGGTATTCAGATTGAAGGTTCTTGATTGACGAAATTGCTTGAACTATCTCTTCGTTGGAAGGATTATTTGAGATGGATGCTTTGACTTTTTGGCGGAGTGATTCATAGTCTTTGATATACTCGTAAGAAGCGGGTGATAACAACGAGTGAAAGCTGCTAAAGCGACGTATTCCAGGACTCAGTCGAATGAGTCCGCATCTTAGCATCGTGAATATATGAACGTGGGTCTTTACTATCATCAGTCTAAAAAAACGAAACTTCAAATTCCACGCGAAAAATCTATTTAACCtataaaatcattgaacTAAAGTAAAACAAAAATGCCAAAGCTGGACTAACTGCAAGAAGAGATCCTCCATTTCCAGATTGGCTGCTTACTCCACCAGATGCAGTGGATGATTCCTCATTATCACTCGATGATGTTGACCTCAATACTCTTGTTGTAACAAAAGAAAGACTTTTAGTGGTGTCATCAACTGCGGTACTATCATCAGAATCATCTGCAGTTGCAGTCGTGGTAGGACTTGTTTGTGCTGTAGCAGTGTAAGCAGCAAGTTGAGCAGCATCCATGGTAGCTGTATTCACCGATGTAGAAGCTGTTTCTGCTCCAGTTGCTACAGTATCCGCAGCAGCACCAGCTGAAGTGGTAGTGGTACCGGTAGTAGCTGTatctgctgctgctgcgCCAGCAGGGGTTGTGGCCGTTCCTGTAGTAGCGGTACCCGTTTTAGTGGTACCTGTTGCTGTTCCTGTTGTCGCAGTACCCGTAGTTACGCCCGTTGTAGCAGTTCCTGTAGCGGCACTTGTTGTAGCAGTGCCTGTGGCAGTACCTGTTGCTGCACCCGTTGTTGCGGTTGTCGCTGCTCCAGCTGTAGCAGTACCCGTGGTAGCAGTTCCGGTGGTGGCGGTGTTAGCAGTTGTAGCTCCAGTTGCGAGAGTGTCAGCGGCAGCAGCTGCTGCTGCGACGGCGGTGGTTGTAGCTGCAGTTGCCGTATTAGCAGCAGCATTGGCAGCAGTTGTGGCGGTAGTTGCAGTGTTAGCAGCAGCAGCGGCTGCAACAGCATCGGCAGCTAAGCAGTAACCGCAAATTAAAGTCCATACAGCTGCCTTCTTCATAGTTATAAAGCGAGTGTGTGTTTATGCTGTGTCTGTAGGAAATGCAGATGACAGGAAAAGAATTCAGTAGGAAATTAGATTTATGTTTATGTATTTCGGATtggaaagagaaaaaaaaaaacatgaAGCCataaaaaatataaattgGAATATGACACAAAATCATGATTAAGGGGGACATATACAAATGAATATAATAAATCTGAATGATAATCATTAACGTCTACTTGAAAGTAACACTCTCCAAATTCTCTGATTCCTACCACATCTTTCGATGTGAGAGCCACAGCACCGACTCGCTCTCATACATTGTGTACAAGTAACATCTAAATGCGTAGCCAACTAGAGTAAGCCGACACGAAAGTATCACAAGTCACACGAAGACCCATACGGTCAATACAGTAATATCTCGTTTAGacctttttctttctctttcgCAGCCTACAATCGGGACAGTACCATATTTCGTCAGGCTTGGGGGCAGATGTTATACCCACACAACTCCAATGAAACCACTCATACTTACAGTCTTCATTATCACACCCTATCATTTCACCGAAGGATACTCTTTGACAAAAACAGTAAAGATTGTTATCTGCATCCTCTCCTTGGGGACCATCCATATTGGTAGGAATGTCTGCTGTGGACCCACTTAAAGCAAGTGAGCCAGCGTCATAGCCGACAGATTCTTCCACTTCCTCTGATCTCAATCTTTTAGTTGTCCTATTCGATGATGCCGCGGGAGTTGAACCAACAGATACTACTCCCTTATTAGCAGCTTTCCTCTTCTGTCCTTTCTTGACGGGCTCAACAGCAGGCGTGACAGATAAGGCGTTTCGTGGGGTTGGTGTCGCTGACAATGTATCTGAAAGTCCATTTAAAGCATTTAGATATTCGTCTTTATTCAATGTTTGTATGTCTACCGGTGCTTCTAGTGGGGGCAAGAGCTCATCTCGTTCTAGCTTAGTAATGTCTGTTTCGAAATTAAATAAatgttttgaaaccaaaaataGCGCAGTATTTGCAAGTAGTATCTTTTCCTTCTGTATATTTTTAAGCTGTTTcatatcatcttcaattttataATACAACTGCTGTTCCTTCGGGTGCTTTGTTAGAGTGCCGTTTGCCCTTATGAATTTATGGATTTGGTTGTCTTTGGCTTGACATTGTTTTCGAAGTTCAGCTACTTGTATATCCTTGTTCTTGATCTCTTCTAGTAGGTGCCGTATCTCCAACGGCAAGTTGGAGAGGTCTTGTGTGTATTTGTCAAGTACTGATGATGTATCCATGATGAGGTGCTCTATTGACGATGATATGAGTTTGTCAATATTATTTAGGTGTGagattttcttttttttttttggctTTCTGAAGTTCCGTTTCTCTTTTCCACGGTATGTCTGAACTCAACCTaattaatgaattgaagaaCTTACGGTTAAGTGATAGTGGGATTGATGGAATAAATAGTGAAAATTTGGACACCGATCAAAAAACCCGATTGCGGAACAGGCTAAAGGACGCTAATACCAGTGACAACGACTTTCGTGCCCTTTCTCAGCAATTAATCGACAATCCGACACAAGTGttgttatttttgaaaattcttGACGACCATTCTGGATCCATTCTAGCCAAGTTGATAAAGTACAGCCATGTCTCGTATGATTCACACGTTTTGGGTATGTTGAGCGCAATTCGTAGTATATTAATAAAGTCTTCCAATGTCAGAGAGTACTATTTGAAGGTTTACATATCACTAATATCTCAATTCAGAGTCACAAATATACAGCATTTAAACTTGTTCTTGACATTTGTGGGTGAGAATAAGGATGTAAATAATGCTGTTCTTATTATATTAGTTCACGATTTGgagttgaacaagaaagaaagCGTGGTCACGATAAATGAGTACttgcaattgcaaatgGATGAGAAGtttttggatgatgaagctttgaaaaactttatATCGACTCTTGGTATCTGCTTTCCCATTCTCCCTGATTGTTGCTCAAAGATATATACAAATTCGGCCACAAAGCAACACATCcttgattcattttcaaatcacgGCAAAGATTTGACATCTACCATAGTAATTTTGAGATGTGTTGCTGCATCATCGATTCTGGAGACTTGTCGTACATTTACAATCCAAGAATATTACTCGCACTTAATTGATTATTTGCGATCGCAAAATGTACGCATACGAATCCTAGCTGTTTTGAGTGTGGTGAAATTGTGGACTTTCATACAAGCAGAACAGAAATCGAAGATACACATAACTGATCTCGCGAAAGATTTACTTCTTTACATCACTGAAGGTGACGATTTCGAGTACATTGAGTACTCTCTAGAAGGTCTCGTGTATTTGagtttgttttggaaagttCGAGACTTGATTAGAATGGATGTGTCATTGATTGAGAAGTTGATACAAATTTTGCACATTAACGCGACCGAAAAGACTATTAATACGTCAGTGCAATATGGTGTGCTAGCTATTTTATCCAATATCACAAAACTTAAACAGCCAGAGGCAGACACTACGAGAAGAAAGTTGAAGGATGTGTCGGTACCACAGATGGATTCTGGCAGTAATGAAGAGAAGCAAGAAAACATCAAACTCTTTAATAAGCAGCTTGTTGAACAATACAAGATTGTATCCAAATTGAGTGCCATCAAAACCTATCAATTGTCAAGTGgtaacaatttcaatgaaataATAAGTATAATTTATCATATATCAACAGACCAGTCGAAAAGTATTCGCGTAGAGCTAGTTAAGCAAGGGTCATTGGTGTTGGTTATGAATTTTTTGGTGAATAACAGTAATATCGAAAAACTCGAAAACAGAGTAGTTGCTATACCAGCTCAAAAAGGGGAAATGATTTTAAAGCAAAGATTCAAAGCGTTGCGGAGCTTAGCTCGATTGTTGATATGCGTTAACCCTCAAGTatcatttcaaaagtatGATGTTAAATCTGCTATTCCATTTTTAGTTGAATTACTTGGGCCTATCACTTCAGAACCTATAAACCCAAACCAGTTATACTTACAGGAGATGACTACACTAGATGTATACGAATCGTTGCTAGCACTAACTAACGTCGCTGCAGGTGAAAATTCCGACACAAGAAAATTACTTGTTTCACAGATCATTCCTTACATTGATGAACTTATAGTACTGAAAGATCATATCCAGATTGCCTCGTTTGAGCttttaaacaatttgatcagTGAACCTCTCTTGTTGGCTaagtttttcaacattgagcaaaatacaaacaaacaaaggTTGCATATAGTtgtgaagttgttgaattcaGACAAAGTGAAGTTGCAGGTTGTAATTGCCGGGTTCTTGGTGAACGCTACTAATTTTGATGTAATTGCAGATGTTGTTGTCGAATCCAAAACAttatttgacaaattgtttGAGACAATAATTAGCATTATGCTGGACCAAATTAAAGAGTCTAGTTTGGTGGACCCAATTTCCTTCTTGTTGGTGAACTTGGTGTACGCGCTAGCCAATAAAGATGAGGCACTTCTAAATGGCATCAAGTCTGACAGATTAAAATCTGCATGTGTGaatgtttcaaataatGGAACTACAGACAGTAAAGAAGCGATAACAAGTGTGAGGAGTCTACTAAACTTCTGAAATTTATTATGCTATTCATGAACTTAGCTTAGAAGTTTATAAACCTTTGTGCCAAAGTTCCGGTGTCATGTTCAACGGTTGAAATCGATTGTCGGATAATTTGCGATGCTTTGTCGCTCTCCAATTGAACTTTTATGGCTTTATGCAAACTAGTGAGATATTCAGCGAAACCAATTCCATTTGTAGCCTTCATAGCGCCTCCAAAAGCATCCTCTCGTAATAATTCTTTAAATGTAAGTTCAGAACCATCAAGACCTTTGCGGATAAGTTGTACTGAAGGAgattcaacaccaacaatatGCTTATTCAAAAAACGAATCAAGGTACGAGCTTGTTGGGAAATTTCTGACTGTAAATCAGgcaattcatcaataaatgCATCAATTTCCTCAATGCTTTCATATTGCTCACCAAATAGATCCTTTATCAACATGATGTTTGCTTCCGGATCAAGCCAAACGTACACTCTTATTCCATCGCATAAGATGTAAACACCTCTAtccaaaatcttcaatgtCAAGTCTTTATATTGGGGAAGAATAGTGAAGCCAGTTGCCTCGTCTATGGTTCCTTCTTCTGGAGTCAACGAGTGCAACTCAATCAATGCGGGATACAAATGGTACATTAATCTTTCTAAAGGCATGTTCAACatgttgaacaagtcaACCAATCTAGCGTCTGCAGATAATCCGGTAGATGCATTGATTGCATGTGTCTTCAAAAAGCTCAAGATGTAAATGGGTAAATGCTTTAACGAGTCAGGgaataataaattgttgCTCATTGTCTTTACCAGATTGTGGCCGAACTCGGTCATAGCTCTATATTGAGAAAAAACATCGACCAATCTAGTATTAAGAGACTCTCTTAATTCAGCCAATGTTTGCTGACCAACAAAATTAAGAGTATCCCTAACCAAGGTTGCAACGATGGCATTCTCATCGGCAAAATTAAACACATCCTCTAGCTTATTAGTCACTGCCAAAACCAAGTTAATTACGCGTACCTTTCTTTGACCATAATTGTCAGTGTAGAGCAAAGCAGCTTGGAAATGGCAATCCAACTTTCGACTGAGGGTACCATCATATTGAAGTAACACTGTAAACGTATGATCCTTGCTCAATACAGGTACTACAGGATCTTGCACTGATCCCAAAATACTTGCATCTCTTATAGACGAGGAGGTACCGTAATAATCGATGACTTGCAACCCATTTGAGCAACGCAATTTCAACTGCCCTTGATAACCGGTTGTGTTGACCACTGAGTTCTTGAATTTTGCATTAAACAAACGACCATCTCTTTCATAGTACAAATTTGGCCAGCGTGTTAATTCGCCACCCGTTGATGAAACTAAGAAACCTATATTCGAAAGATCAACAGAGGTATGACACGCGATATGGAGGTCCAAACCAACACTCTTTTCGATAAATTCTTTCGTCATGCTTTTATAATACTCGTTGTCTGGtaaaaatattttcttttccactTCGGGTGCAGGAGTTCTACCAACAGCTTTGTTGTCCTTATATCTCAAACCTCCAGGACCCCAAGATGGAAGATTAGATAACACGGAAACTATCTTACCACCGCCATGCATGTCCAAACACATGCCCGCAGTTTTGCAAGCAACTGCAAAGCACGGCTCCAGATCAAATACACGTGTCTCAGAATTGCACAACTGTTCGAGATAGTTCAATGCATCCTCTATGACAAACCTACTTTCTTCGGGATCTGCAAATAATCCTTCATCGAATGGAACGAAGGGATCTTCGAGGTCTGAAGAGATAGATATCTGCGTCCTTTCAAGCTTGGCCGACAAGTTAAAGAAATGCAACTTTTTGTCGAACGCCATGATGGCTATTTTATAAGGGGTTGGCTTTTCAACCTCTTCATTGTAACTGAATAATGTTGCTCTGATAGATTCACTAACCAAAACGGgtaaattttgtttaataCTATTTTCTGAGATATCAACCAAAAATACAATATGCAATTGTTCTGGATTTTTATTACTAGCTCCAAAGTTGTACTCCTTTGGTACGCGCATGTCATAAACACTTTTGTGCAATTCTGGACGGacaaatttgtcaattctAAAACCCCTGGCATCAAGTGCCGATGCATACTCTGGTGGGACTTCATTGTTGGCAAACTGACAAATATTACAAATAAATCTTTGATTGTGGGTGAATTGCATAGACGAATTGACATAAGCTCGACATCTATGACATCTTAAGGGACCTTTACTCAATGGGTCGTCACTACTTGAAATGGTCTCGGGGCTAttatcattttgaaattcaactGTCGGTACAGGTTCCTCAGTCTCCAAGAGAGGAGCAAACGGTCTAATTGTAACTGCAACTGGTAGTTTACTTGCCAGTCTTAATTTTTCTGATTCGGGAACATAATACATCGTGGAGCGCATATACTTGGAGGAGGCTGTTCCTTGATCAGTGAAGTGAAACTGAACACCTGCATCAGGTGGGACGGTTTCAGAA is from Candida orthopsilosis Co 90-125, chromosome 1 draft sequence and encodes:
- a CDS encoding Cap4 transcriptional regulator with bZip domain; its protein translation is MNYANWQTKNEDIHQHHQSQQHHNNLTFRSSESISVNDKSPIMDASSGIETTTTDPELSRTSSNSKYNPKQISSFTKRAEQNRNAQRAFRQRREKYVQDLEKKVQEMDELKAKNENLNNENVQLKDYVMILQRKIIELTQGKDLGHHDHSLSDPFSTK
- a CDS encoding Cox6 cytochrome c oxidase, whose translation is MISSTIRSALRSRLAVQTPKISNVMRLTPIVRPTFQQSVRSYSSDHQDETFEEFTARYEKEFEDAYDLFEVQRILNNVFSYDLVPAPVVIEKALQACRRVNDYPTAVRTFEALKHKVETPEQYAAYLEELKDVRKELGIDLKEDLYGNEA
- a CDS encoding Pga33 GPI-anchored protein — its product is MKKAAVWTLICGYCLAADAVAAAAAANTATTATTAANAAANTATAATTTAVAAAAAAADTLATGATTANTATTGTATTGTATAGAATTATTGAATGTATGTATTSAATGTATTGVTTGTATTGTATGTTKTGTATTGTATTPAGAAAADTATTGTTTTSAGAAADTVATGAETASTSVNTATMDAAQLAAYTATAQTSPTTTATADDSDDSTAVDDTTKSLSFVTTRVLRSTSSSDNEESSTASGGVSSQSGNGGSLLAVSPALAFLFYFSSMIL
- a CDS encoding Nbn1 subunit of the NuA4 histone acetyltransferase complex; this encodes MDTSSVLDKYTQDLSNLPLEIRHLLEEIKNKDIQVAELRKQCQAKDNQIHKFIRANGTLTKHPKEQQLYYKIEDDMKQLKNIQKEKILLANTALFLVSKHLFNFETDITKLERDELLPPLEAPVDIQTLNKDEYLNALNGLSDTLSATPTPRNALSVTPAVEPVKKGQKRKAANKGVVSVGSTPAASSNRTTKRLRSEEVEESVGYDAGSLALSGSTADIPTNMDGPQGEDADNNLYCFCQRVSFGEMIGCDNEDCKYEWFHWSCVGITSAPKPDEIWYCPDCRSRKRKKKV
- a CDS encoding She4 protein (S. cerevisiae homolog SHE4 has myosin binding, has role in mating type switching, intracellular mRNA localization and localizes to cytoplasm); translation: MSELNLINELKNLRLSDSGIDGINSENLDTDQKTRLRNRLKDANTSDNDFRALSQQLIDNPTQVLLFLKILDDHSGSILAKLIKYSHVSYDSHVLGMLSAIRSILIKSSNVREYYLKVYISLISQFRVTNIQHLNLFLTFVGENKDVNNAVLIILVHDLELNKKESVVTINEYLQLQMDEKFLDDEALKNFISTLGICFPILPDCCSKIYTNSATKQHILDSFSNHGKDLTSTIVILRCVAASSISETCRTFTIQEYYSHLIDYLRSQNVRIRILAVLSVVKLWTFIQAEQKSKIHITDLAKDLLLYITEGDDFEYIEYSLEGLVYLSLFWKVRDLIRMDVSLIEKLIQILHINATEKTINTSVQYGVLAILSNITKLKQPEADTTRRKLKDVSVPQMDSGSNEEKQENIKLFNKQLVEQYKIVSKLSAIKTYQLSSGNNFNEIISIIYHISTDQSKSIRVELVKQGSLVLVMNFLVNNSNIEKLENRVVAIPAQKGEMILKQRFKALRSLARLLICVNPQVSFQKYDVKSAIPFLVELLGPITSEPINPNQLYLQEMTTLDVYESLLALTNVAAGENSDTRKLLVSQIIPYIDELIVSKDHIQIASFELLNNLISEPLLLAKFFNIEQNTNKQRLHIVVKLLNSDKVKLQVVIAGFLVNATNFDVIADVVVESKTLFDKLFETIISIMSDQIKESSLVDPISFLLVNLVYALANKDEALLNGIKSDRLKSACVNVSNNGTTDSKEAITSVRSLLNF
- a CDS encoding Sfb3 protein (S. cerevisiae homolog SFB3 has role in cargo loading into COPII-coated vesicle and localizes to COPII vesicle coat, mating projection tip), coding for MSLGNDNDLSQNLQALDLNNQQPSSHSSKKRSRRAFHTNFNSPVATAAPSVAPTPAPIASPGIPQTSGFGEASNLQPPGTQFPLQSQPIAVSYESPNAQQSVPSLQAHRYLEQKEYDTPNEEGNYKSFLTFSETVPPDAGVQFHFTDQGTASSKYMRSTMYYVPESEKLRSASKLPVAVTIRPFAPLLETEEPVPTVEFQNDNSPETISSSDDPLSKGPLRCHRCRAYVNSSMQFTHNQRFICNICQFANNEVPPEYASALDARGFRIDKFVRPELHKSVYDMRVPKEYNFGASNKNPEQLHIVFLVDISENSIKQNLPVLVSESIRATLFSYNEEVEKPTPYKIAIMAFDKKLHFFNLSAKLERTQISISSDLEDPFVPFDEGLFADPEESRFVIEDALNYLEQLCNSETRVFDSEPCFAVACKTAGMCLDMHGGGKIVSVLSNLPSWGPGGLRYKDNKAVGRTPAPEVEKKIFLPDNEYYKSMTKEFIEKSVGLDLHIACHTSVDLSNIGFLVSSTGGELTRWPNLYYERDGRLFNAKFKNSVVNTTGYQGQLKLRCSNGLQVIDYYGTSSSIRDASILGSVQDPVVPVLSKDHTFTVLLQYDGTLSRKLDCHFQAALLYTDNYGQRKVRVINLVLAVTNKLEDVFNFADENAIVATLVRDTLNFVGQQTLAELRESLNTRLVDVFSQYRAMTEFGHNSVKTMSNNLLFPDSLKHLPIYILSFLKTHAINASTGLSADARLVDLFNMLNMPLERLMYHLYPALIELHSLTPEEGTIDEATGFTILPQYKDLTLKILDRGVYILCDGIRVYVWLDPEANIMLIKDLFGEQYESIEEIDAFIDELPDLQSEISQQARTLIRFLNKHIVGVESPSVQLIRKGLDGSELTFKELLREDAFGGAMKATNGIGFAEYLTSLHKAIKVQLESDKASQIIRQSISTVEHDTGTLAQRFINF